GTATTAGGAATGATAGGACACAAAAGCACTATAATCTCAATAGTCTATAAATTcaagatacagaaataaattatttctatataaattttacattttgtctTGACACAAAAATTACTTGATATAATTTTACACTATAACTTTTAACATTCCTTGAATAAATGTGAACCATCAGACACTAACAATTTCTCTATACTACCTATTGGGAACAGGAGTTGTTGGAATTCTGGGTGTTTACTGAGGGAGCCTACAGCTTCTATAGGGGCAGTGCTTACCAGGAAGGTCTAGGGAGTAAGATTATTTAGGAACAGGAAGGTTATAGGAGCTCTGGAGGGAGCAGGACAATATGGCAATGCTATAAGGAGATCCAGGAAAAGCCACAAGGCCTACGTTTTGATGCAGAGATATGCTTACACAGTGGGTCAGACACTGAAGGGTATAGAATACATACGGAAGGAGCAGTGCCTAACTAATGGGCAGTGTAACAATTCCAAGATAATCTGGGTATGGGTTAGTAAGAGTGAGTCTAGCTGATGGTATGAGAAAGGGTGTCTTAAGCAGCTTGAAAGCATAGGCTTTTAAGTTGGTGTTGCTATTAAATTGATATCTAAACTTTACTTAGTTGTACTGGAATCAAAAATGTCCATCGAGATGGAAATGCATATCAAGATCCAAGCTTAGGCTTCCATGCAGGTATAGCAAGATTAATTACAAATCTAGCCATTTCCCTGGCTCCATAAATTAAATACTTTACTGCttataagaaatattaaacaatctcttccacattttcttgatggcattcttcatttccttatttctgaaagtataagccaaagGATTTAGCATTGGTGTCAGGACATCATCAAATATGAACACATTTTTCTCAAATGAGAATTCAGAATTATTTCGTGCATATATTAATATGCAAGGAACGAAGAACAGAAGCACAACTGTAATGTGGGATCCACAGGTAGAGAGTGCTTTACGCCTGCCTTCAGAACTGTGAGCTCTCAGAGAGAACAAGATAACACCATAGGAGACAAGCAAAATAGAGAAGATTATGATGCAGATAGAACCACTGTTGGCAAAcaccaaaatgacaaaaatgtgtgtgttggtgcaggCTAGCTTCAGTAATGGGAACAAATCACATACAAAATGATCAATAACATTGGGTCCACAGAAAGGCAGCTGCAAAATGAAGATAATCTGTATGATAGAATGCAAGAAGCCTCCTGCCCAAGCTACTCCCACTAGGATGACACAGAGCCTCCGTGTCATGATAGAAGAGTAGTGCAGGGGCTTGCatatggccacatagcggtcataggccatggctgACAAGACAATCACTTCTGCCCCTGTGAAGAAGTGGACAGCAAACAGTTGTATCATGCAACATTCAAAGGAGATGGTCTTCTTCTCATAGAAGAAGTCTATAATCATCTTGGGTGTAATTACAGTAGAAACACAAGCATCCAGGAAGgatagaaatgacagaaagaagtACATAGGGGAGCCAAAAAGTGTAGGACTGCATATAATTGTTACCACAATTACTATGTTGCCCCCAATTGTTGCAAGGTagaccaagaaaaaacaaacaaatagtatTTTCTCAACTTTTGGGTTCTCTGTAAGCCCTAGGAGTATGAACTCAGTGACAAAGCTCTGGTTTTGCATGATTCTTGAATAAAACCTGCAAAGTATAAATGCTCATGAAAACAAATAGTCTGAAAAATGCTGTATGTGTTTTCACATATGTACCAGGAGATGAACTGCCAACATCAAGGTGTTGGATccataaagaaaaacagatggtTCTTTTGCTTAATGAGGTGCAAAGTCCAATGTAGCTTCACCTGTACTTCAAATAACCATTTAGACAAAGATGGTTTTAAACTTGAAATCATCACTCCTTCAcctccaagtactaggattacaaggTATGCCATCCAAAGCTGTCACATCCATAATCTTATCATGATACTCCAAAAACTGTCAACAGACAAGAACATATGAGGACTGGTGTCAGCATTGTTTATTTTAACCACAGTACCTACATATCTTGTTGTGAAAACTGAAatactcaaaagaaaaaggaatgtcactgtgtatatgtgggtgtaagagtgtgtgtaagtgtgtgtgttatatttgtatgtgtaggcgtgtttttgtatgtgtgtgtgaatttatacatgtgtgagtatatgtgtgtgtgtgtttgtgtgtgtgtgtgtgtgtgtgtgtgtgtgcatttagagAGAGATAAAGTTGAGCGATAGTGAAATGAGAAGTAGTTGGAAGGAGTTTTGGCAGGAGAAAACATGATTAAATCATATTATacaaagttttaattaaaaagttttatttttcaagtaatGTCAATGTGATATAAATTtgttatatatctgtatatatatacatgtgtatatgtatatatatatgtagtacaTTTGATATAAAAATCAATCAGTCATTTTAAAGAAGATATAAGAAATAATTTCACATTATAACTGTGTTTATAGTTTTTATACcaataaatttagttttaaattttcttcaaggaattaaataaaaatagactatTTTAGGATATgacataatataataatattttattactttataacaCTTATGTATAGTGATTATCAATTTATCTCCTTGTTATTAAATTGATAGAGGTTTCTAAATCaaataatcattaataataaaattacctAAAATATCTATAAGAAGCATGTTATGTAAATAAGATTGTTGCAAAAGAATCACATGATACTACAAATAAAACACTAATATATTAAGGCTTCAACTATGAAGCAATTTATAGTATTCTaggtagaagaaagaagggaaaattaTTGATATTGTAGCTATATTATATAGTGcccaatgaaaatattttaatatttgttgctgttatcaaaatattttataagaaacatCAAAGTTAAAACCACAAAATCAATTTCCCTTTAAagttctgaaaaaagaaatatgagttTTCAGGTCATTCATTACATTATCAAAAGTGGAGTTTATGTGCTAACATAGTATGTCATCATATATTACATACTTAAACTATTATACTCTTTCCATAGCTGGTCATAGTGCTAAGTCAAACCATTCTTGCCTCCAAATTCTTTTGGATTTGAAGTCTACACTTTCCTGTAAGGGCTTACATTTAAACTTATTCTAAAATTATCCATGCTTTTCTTGTCCCTAAGAGTCATGCATTTGAACATTTAAGTCCTGTCCCTGGTCTTCCTCATTACATATCACTGTAGAAAGTTTTCATCGAGCCATTTCCTTGAGCAGTGATCTTGGAACATGTCTTTCCTTGTGCCCAAATGTCTTTATTGTCAAATATTTCCTTCACACTGATTTAAGTAATAAAGTTCACTGCTGCACTAGTCCATCTCCAGATAATAAATTGTTTAAGTAAATGCAAAGTGTGTAGATATTTAAAACTATCAGagtgaataaacaaaaaagttgTCTATATActtgcttttaaatatatttcaaacaaGTGAAATCTTATTTTGCCAATAAAAGTAATAAGTTGAagttgaaatattattttaaattaccaTCTTTGTTAAATTCCAAACgtcaataatattttattcaaaaattattatcttcaaattaaattttattttgtgtctgtagCTAATCAAATTTATATGGCTGCCAGGGAAGTAAGTGCTTTTCAGATTCCTAGgaccttttctctcttctcagtgTTGCTCTGCTGATTTCATTAAACAGTTCAACTCACTTGTCTTACTATTTCTGTAATATGAGTAAATTCttacagaaaaatattatttactccCATTTCCTCTCTAACAGATTTTTGAAACTTAACAATTGATATCTGAATTATTCAGCTCATTCTAAGAAAGAAGCCAGTCCATGACTACCACCACTCAAGTGGTTCAGAGCATCTAACAGTCAATTTCATTAACAGTTCAGATGTAGAATCCTAATACTGGAAGACAGTTAAGTGGATGTGGGGAACTTAAATCAAAGGATTTCACTTTTTGAGATGAATAATTTTGGCCATAATACTGTTTCCTGTGCTATAGCTTAATCTGTTCGGAAGGAACATGTGTAGTTGTGGAAATAGAACATTTTGTATACATTTTCAATGTTGTAAGAGCTTACCGGAAATTTGTGAGGACCCTATATTAGTGTTCTTTACAAACATAAATGCATACTACCTTTAATTAAAGTATTAGAATTGTGATTAAACTACTGTTTAATGGAGAATGTCTTTAGAAAAATTGCTTTCTTTACacattattcagaaaaaaaaatgtgcctttTACAAGGTTTCCATTTGGAGTTGAAAATAACGAATTTcattaatattgaataaatacagaaaaaagaagagaacaggTGGCCTGTGATGTTcgaaagcaagaagaaaagaaagtaaggagtagagggagtggggaaggctgaaggaaggagagaagaaaggggtttGCACAGTGACAAATTATTTATTAGGCATTTGAGCAGTCATTACATTTGCATGCTATTTTCTGGTTGACAAGGGAATCATTTCATTCACATCTATGTGGCCATATTTGGCCATGAAAATTCTCACTAAAGATAAGGAATATGAGCATCACCGTGTAAAATTTTCAAGAACACAGTTATAAACTGAAATGTCATCTGTTGCATTAAACACACAGTGGCCTGACCACAgcattcaaaattaaaatgtcttttttctcccaatttaaaaatatctccaaCAATGTAAAATGTTCCTTATGAGTCTCACCTTGTTTTGACTGTGTGTAAAACTGAAAATAAGCATCTCCATTTTTCTACTGAGGTAAGTTCATGTAATGGTGATGAAACTTCTATGTTTTAGTCAACTCTTCCTTCAGAACACAAACAAGAAGACCAGTTCTGACAGTGAAGGTGGAGGATTCACAAGTGCTTCTTCCTTCATGCCATActcaatattatataataataaaaggaaaatgaaggagtCAAATATCACTCCCTAACTACAACTGAAGTTTAATGGGTGTTCCCTGAGAGGTCATCTACCTGTGAGATTTACTCTTAGTTCCCAGGGGTTTGGACAATATCTGACTCCAAGTGTACCCAAGACATAACTTTATGAACTTTTCCTGCTCACTTGAGGGTGTGTAATAATTTCTTTTCCaccaaattttttaaaatttgggagctgattttataaaaacatttcatatACCTTTACTTTACGATTAAAAAACTGTAGTGTTATGGGTAGACTGTATTGTCactgtgtataatatatgtaaaaggCTTGCATACTCACAAAGCATAAGATCTGAGTTCTGTTACAAGGAATTTATCAATCAATCTGTAAAAATAATATCTCCTGTTCCAGGGAAACACTAGCAAAGACTGTTCATTAAAGTAACATTTCAAAcctaaaaaaaatcctaaaaattatccatttcctccaggaatattttgtatttttgacaaGGTCCTATGTACATGTACAAAATGTTCTATTACCACACTGACTAATCTTGTGGTCTTTCCGGTTATACTGACCCACTTCTTCCTGTGACTATATCTTCTTCTATATTGAGCCTTTTGGTTTTGACTCATTGTCTTAGGGTTGCTTTTATGAAGACAAAGGATTATTTACTAGATTATAGTCAACTTTATTTGGTGGTACAGACTTATAGAAAATGGTGCTGCTTAGCCAGGAAAGTTGAATTATCAATAGCTTCTCAATGAGGCCTTTGGATCACAAGTTCCTTCCATTTGATGGAACAAAgaatggtttaatttttttttcatgattgcAATAATCATTTCATATCCAGAAGATGATAGTCCTTGGTTCTATTCCAAGATATTTCCTGGATCTAGGAAGGGAATAATATAACTGTCCCATTTAGGGATGAACATTTAATAGTCACTTACTTTGTACttggaagttttatttttcattgcatTAAGCACTTCACACTGAAAACGTAAGATACTCTATGTAGTCTAAGAAATGTACTGTGGatagaaatgcaaatatataGAAAGTGGCCATCATGTTCAcataagaacaaaaaagaaaaaaaaggtaaaatctCCCTTTGAGCCTTGAACTTCTTTATAAGCTTTTATGCTGCTATCTTCAAAGATTTGGGATTGATATGAATTAGGTTTAAGGAAATGACAAAAAAGAATAACACACATCTACAGAAAAGCTGTGATTGAGTGGGACAAGTGCGCTAATAGAGATGCAACAGGAGCAAAGTGGAAATTCATCATGTTCATTATACACAACAGGAAAGAGACTGAGATGAAGTAACTGATCTCCTAGAGAGGTCTTTGGAAGACAGCAGTCTCAGGTTGCAGTCATCCTAGAGGAGGAGACTGTAGTTAATTGTATCTGTATTTCAATGATTTTAACTAAGGTTCAGTCATTGCTAAATAACCATAATAGGACAAGAGAAAGACTTGTTTCCTCTGAGTTAGACCCAGTGAAACCTTTCATGGGTTTGAGGCATTAGCATCCTTGATATGGCCATGATTATTTCAGTAGTATACATTCCTGTAGACTTCATCTGTTCCTCACACTTATGACTACATGTACAGTGCTGGCATATATTTTCTGGTGTGGAAATCTACTCAAATCCAACTTGTATAAGTTTAGTTATGTCTAAACATTCATGTGACTATTATACTAGGGAATATGTATTTTCTGGCATGTCAATATTTCAATATACGGTGTTTACAGATGAGTAAGACCTTTGATAATTTTTCTCTATCAATATATTGTTTCATCACACCATGTTGGACAATGAAATCTAGCCAGTAAAAGATAGTCTTTAAATGTTTTCTACTGTGAAACactatgaaattaaaaacaatttatatgcTTTCCTTAAGTTGTAAGGCTCGAAGTCAGTGGAGACCCCCCACCCTCGCAAGGGAGAcactcaatcagcccctcatggtgagtgactagaaggagaccccaaatggctataacaagcagttttttatattttttgggtacaggttacatcagcaaggttacactttaaacttattggctaagcatagtGACCTTTGAATccattggctagcaagcatatgacttGCGTtcactctatctgggaccagagggtcaggtgactatcagtcagtacatcctgaagtttttcaagaatgtccctgctcctccggagaactgtgagtggagaatggaaattggcctagccttgacctgaggcagcaagctggtacttggcctaatcttgacctgcgATAGTGAGTGTAAGGCTGATGAAAGCCCCTAAGGTCCTCAAAGTAAGACAATACAATAACTGTTCTCATTCCAAAAAAGGAGGTGGGGTCCATATTATAGAATGCCATAATGAATACCAAAGTAAAGTACGATAAATTCCAAATCCTATAGTTTCAGTAACCCATACAACTAGGGCTAATGAAGCATTTCTGCTGCAGTGATCTGAGGGGGTACTTGGTAGCCCCATGTCTCTAGCTCTACTGTCTATTTCATAACAACATTTCTCCTGATTTATTTCTACTCCCTATATGAAAACTTATTTTTCCCTTATATCCCATGGTTTGGCATGTTTAGCACTCTGGTGGCTCTACTGTAGCTAAGGGTTTACCTTAGCTAACATACTGTTAGGTGATAGTTTTTCACAGATTCTTTGTAGGGATCCTAGACCTTTCATACTTTGCAAAACCTCTGTACTTATCTGGAATAGTAAAACAGAactctaagaatttttttttctgaagtgatAAAATCAACTTTAATGAAAGCTTGTGTCTTGTTATGTAAAGATCTATGATTCATCTAAGAATGATACCCTGAACTCAAATAATATACAAATGCTAACAGAAGTATGCATGTTGGGGTCTCTTGTTCTAAGAtggagacaaccaagtgagctccCAGTCCCGATTTGAAGTACATTAGGCAAATTCTGGAATAAGTGACCTTCATCTTGTTCTATTTCTAGGGACATTTTAGAACCATTACCAGGGTAtaggggctggaaactgttgctgaggaagtctggagaCTACTGTTGACCCATTGTctttgcctcaggccaggtggtagggtagcttctgaggcctggacttgcttggacttgcccagttcttggaaacagagattgaGACCTCATCTCCTAAAcagccaatttgaagcctgtcatggaatcagcttagctttctcatttccttcttcagTTTTGGGCCATCTTGAATCTTTGAGATGTTTTTATGGGGTGGTATTGTTGTTTGAGAATAAATTTGTTCCTTAACATGAAGAAACCTAGTTCTTACTGAGTGTAAGAGTTATTAAGAAGCTTGGCCTGGTAAAAAGTCGGTAGAttatggggttcctgtgaaggaccctaggggcttttgccagccttatacccactgcctcaggtcaagattaggccaaataccagcttcctgcctcaggtcaaagctaggccaagttccattctccacccacagttcacaggaggagcagggacattatTGTAAAACGGCATAAAGTattgatagtcacctgaccctctggtcccagatagagttcgaatgcatgtcataatcTTCCCATGCTTGCTAACCAATacattcaaaggtcaatatgcttagccaataagtttaaactgtaaccttgctgatgtaacctgtatccctaaaatgtataaaaactgcttgttatagccatttggggtcaccttctagtaaCTCACCCTGAGGGACTGAATGAAGGTTGACCCTGAcacactggaaaaataaacctcttgcatttgcatcaaactccattctcttGTCTCACTTGGGGGTTAGGGAGTCTCCCGGTAGTTAACACTCACTTCAAGCCATACAAACAAACCTAAATAAACTGTTAATTATACAGGGACCATAGTCAAAGCTAGCATCACTAGGATCTGTCTTATTGTTTATTTCTGACTAAGGACATGGATTATTTTGACCACCCCTGAGTGGTGGTcaacaaagaaacattttttacCAAGACTGTATTGAGTCCTCCTTGCTGAAGGAACAGGAAGTCTAGGCTCTTCTGTTCTGTAAGACTACTTCtgccagggaggagagggaatccTGTAGGGCCATGATGGACTTTTCCAtctctgatcaagctctcaaactttaattaaaaacagtggcttataaagacaagcaggtgGAAAAGTCACCCAGGACTCAGGGCAAatccatcactaccaccaccctcCCTATAGCCCTAAACCATAAATTTCAGGTATAGGCTGATAAGAACAGATGATTGGAGACAGAAGCTGTAAACGTGATAAAAAGGGACAACTGGCTAAGTGTCCCAgagggtgtaagtgggcttgacattcctgaaatGTTCCTGAGACAGAGGGTATGTAAGTGCTCTTGACTCCCAACTATCAATAGGGCCTTGTAATTATAATCTTAGAGAATTAGATCTGAGGCCCCTACACTAGCAGCTCCAGCCAGCCCTAGGCCAAGAAGAGAACTGAGTAACACAACTGAAATGGCCACCCTTTTTACCTAATTGTTTGGAAGTGCTAGCTGGTTGATGACATCCTCTCTACTCACTCTAGGTACAAGCTGTACTAGAACACAAAAATCTTCAGTCATATTTACAACCAGGCCAAAAATATATGGGTAAGACCCAATGTAAAAGCCCACCAAGTATGGAGAATTTGGGGAGTACTTTGaggaatttggcaggaatttgataTCAGGCTGGGACAATGAAGTAGGCTCAAGGCAAAAGTACAGCTGAGGATTATTACATTCTTTGTTTCTGGATCATCCTGATAATCACCTAAACATGTTGACCACAGGACTTTGTTTACTGCCTTGATTTTTACCTTGCTTGTTCCTTCactactttgtttatgccttaatgactgaccatattctttgtatgtaccCAGAATGATACAGAAATggatgggaaaaaaaagtaaactcaTCTTCAGCTTCAGAACTGGCTGAGTTCTGTTATAGTGTTATCTAATTGTCTTATTTCTCTTCAATCCTCACTACTAGCCTGGAGAATCCATTGACTGACTGAGTTAGCTTGGTCAATCAAGCATTCTCTGTGGGGCAACATGTATCCTGCAACAGTAGGGGTTACAGTGCAGTTGTAGAGGTGGGAATAGGCTAGAGATACCTTATTTTCAATGTAGTATTCCTATCTATTAACCTGCAGTTTTGTGTTAAGTCCTGGGAGAGAGGAGTCAAAAATAGGCAGTCTAATCAGCCTTCCTGCCAGCTATTGTAAATATGATGACCAGGTTGTTGCACCACCCTCTGAGGATACAAGGAGCTACTGGCTGGAAAACAAAGTGTaagcagcaagcaagcaggaTCCATAGTGCTAGAGTCATAGTTTAAGAAATTTGACAGAATGAGGGGTAACCTTCTATCATTCTTGTAGCAGTTCATCTAGAAGTCTCCTTTCCTGGCACCTGAACTGCTGGATCATCTCTCCTGGCAGGTTTAACCATTGAATGGTATATTCAATTCTGATCCTGTCCATATTAACTGCAACAGGCTTAGTCAGGACCACAATGTGAGGTCCTTTCCAGCCAGGTTCCAGAGACTTGTAGTAATGTCTCTTAATCTAGTCTTTGGTACCTGGTTCAAAGCAGTTGTAGTTAGGGGAAGGAGCTGACTCATAAATCTGGAAAATGGCAGGACAAAGTTGTTTCTGGACTCTATGGAGGActtttaaggattttaaaaatgtatgctaCTCATATTCAGCTAAGATACCACACTAGAGATTAGGCAACCTAGGAGGGGGCCTCCCATATATGAACTGAAAGGGGGAGACCTAAAGTCTAGGGGGTGTTCTTAGCCCTATATAAGACATAAGATAGGAGAAATGTCCAACCACCAGTTTTAGGGTTTAATTTGTTCAAGGCCTCCTTTAGGATCTGACTcttaagtggatcaaggacctccacatcaaaccagatacactcaaactaatagaagaaaaagtggggaagagtctcgaacacatgggtactggagaaaatttccttaacataacaccaatggcttatgctctaagatcaagaatccacaaacaggatctcataaaacttcaaagcttctgaaaggcaaaggaaactgctgttaggacaaaacagcaaccaacagattgggaaaagatctttaccaatcctacaactgatagagggctcatatccaaactatataaagaactcacgaagttagatgacagggagacaaataaccctattaaatatggggttcagagctaaacaaagaattcacagctgaggaatgccatatggctgagaagcacctaaagagatgttcaacatctttagttataagggaaatgcaaatcaaaacaaccctgaaatttcactttacaccagtgagaatggctaagaataaaaactcaggtgacagcaaattcaggcgaggatgtgaagaaagaggaacactcctccatcgttggtgggattgcagactggtacaaccattctggaaatcagtctggaggttcctcagaaaattggacattgaactacttgaggatccagctatacctctcttgggcatatacccaaaagatgccccaacatataacaaagacacgtgctccactatgttcatagcagccttatttataatagccagaagctggaaacaacccagaggcccttcacagaggaatggatacagaaaatgtggtacatctacacaatggaatactactcagctatcaaaaacaatggctttatgaaattcataggcaaaaagatggaactggaaaatatcatcctgagtgaggtaacccaatcacagaaaaacacacatggtatgcactcattgataagtggatattagcccaaatgctcaaattaccctagatgcacagaacatgtgaaactcaataaggatgaccaaaatgcgaatgcttcactccttctttaaaagggaaacaagaataccctttggagggaataggggggcaaagtttagaacagaggctgaagggacaaccattcagagtctgcccccacatgtggcccatacatatacagccaccaaactagataagatggatgaagcaaagaagtgcaggctgacaggaactggatgtagatctctcctgagagacacagccagaatatggcaaatacagaggggaatgccagcagcaaactactgaactgataatgggacccccgttgaagtattcagggaaaggactgaaagagtttgaaggggcttgagaccctatatgaccaacaatgccaaccagctagagcttccaggtactaagccactacccaaagactatgtatggactgaccctggtctccatctgcataggtagcaatgaatagcctagtaagggtaccagtggaaggggaagcccttggtcctgccaagactgaacccccagtgaatgggattgttggggggcaggtgtcaatgggaggaggaaggggaggggaacacccatatagaaggggaggcgaAGTGGTTtggggaatgtttgcctggaaaccgggaaaagtaataacaattgaaatgtaaataagaaatacccaatttaataaagatggagaaaaaaagaatatcaatgaTAGTTCATCTATCTGTCATTGATTAAGCACTTgctaattttttaagaaaagcttTCTACATTAGGAGTTAAAAAGTGTTTCTGAAAATGACCTAACATTTACATTGTTCTACCAAATTATCAAGTGCAACATGTATTAACATTAAATATTCCTTGTTATTCTATCTCTATTAAACCACATAtcaaaatgtgaaaaaaagaaaaataatatatctactagttatatatactatattgcATATATGTCATGTAATACATTATTAGTATAcaattatgttatatataattagatagatagatagataggtctattaaggaaaaaaacaaatatttttaaatagcaaacATGTTGGACTCATGGCCTTCAACCTGGTCTGCAACATCAGAATCTTAAGATGGCCACATGGTATAAAGCAACAATTATAAAActtcttaattttaataaactCTTTATTATTGTGTCTTCTTTTAGtataagaaaacaacaacatgTCTCATTCTAACTTGGTATGGATTTTGATGATACACACATACTATGTGTGTGATTCAACCCtggtttaaaatattctttatatgaTGAATTCTCAAGGTGATATTCAGATtaataaaactaatttaaaatgcaTGTCTAACTACTTATGTCTTTGTTAACAATTAGCCACTGTATGCTTGTTCCTGACTG
The DNA window shown above is from Rattus rattus isolate New Zealand chromosome 5, Rrattus_CSIRO_v1, whole genome shotgun sequence and carries:
- the LOC116900447 gene encoding olfactory receptor 4C15-like, producing the protein MQNQSFVTEFILLGLTENPKVEKILFVCFFLVYLATIGGNIVIVVTIICSPTLFGSPMYFFLSFLSFLDACVSTVITPKMIIDFFYEKKTISFECCMIQLFAVHFFTGAEVIVLSAMAYDRYVAICKPLHYSSIMTRRLCVILVGVAWAGGFLHSIIQIIFILQLPFCGPNVIDHFVCDLFPLLKLACTNTHIFVILVFANSGSICIIIFSILLVSYGVILFSLRAHSSEGRRKALSTCGSHITVVLLFFVPCILIYARNNSEFSFEKNVFIFDDVLTPMLNPLAYTFRNKEMKNAIKKMWKRLFNISYKQ